In one window of Paraburkholderia phymatum STM815 DNA:
- a CDS encoding MlaA family lipoprotein, translated as MMTTRLRVAGIALAVATFAGCATVQNPTKEDPIEGFNRTIFTFNDTVDKYALKPVAKGYVFVTPQPVRDSVTNFFSNIGDVYIAANNLLQLKIADGVSDIMRIVINTIFGVGGLFDVATIAKLPKHDNDLGLTLGHYGVPPGPYLVLPLFGPSTVRDGVGMVGNYFINPLTYVQPDSLSWALYGLNVVNTRANLLSASDVLEGAALDKYSFVRNAYLQRRRYLLTGGTASTALPDYGSEAPLPKYEDVDGGAAATPASPAAASAPEAASGATSSGATGGAAGAAQPASDTNAPPTVPGGQIVPPAHFGYPSLKLR; from the coding sequence ATGATGACGACACGCTTACGTGTCGCGGGGATCGCGCTGGCTGTGGCAACGTTTGCCGGTTGTGCAACCGTTCAGAACCCGACGAAAGAAGACCCCATCGAGGGCTTTAACCGTACGATCTTCACGTTCAACGACACCGTCGATAAATACGCGCTGAAGCCCGTCGCGAAGGGCTACGTGTTTGTCACGCCGCAGCCGGTGCGCGATAGCGTGACGAACTTCTTTTCGAACATCGGCGACGTGTACATCGCCGCGAACAACCTGCTGCAACTGAAGATCGCCGACGGGGTGTCGGACATCATGCGGATCGTGATCAACACGATCTTCGGTGTCGGCGGACTGTTCGATGTCGCGACGATCGCGAAGCTGCCGAAGCACGACAACGACCTCGGTCTGACGCTGGGTCACTATGGCGTGCCGCCGGGGCCGTATCTGGTGCTGCCACTGTTTGGGCCGAGCACGGTGCGCGACGGCGTCGGCATGGTCGGCAACTACTTCATCAACCCGCTCACGTATGTGCAGCCGGACAGCTTGAGCTGGGCGCTGTATGGCCTGAACGTGGTCAACACGCGTGCGAACCTGCTGAGTGCGAGCGACGTGCTGGAAGGTGCAGCCCTCGACAAGTATTCGTTCGTGCGTAACGCATATCTGCAACGCCGTCGCTATCTGCTGACGGGTGGCACTGCGTCGACGGCGCTGCCGGACTATGGCAGCGAAGCGCCGCTGCCGAAATACGAAGATGTCGACGGTGGCGCTGCCGCGACGCCCGCATCGCCGGCTGCGGCGTCGGCGCCCGAAGCGGCGTCGGGTGCGACGTCGAGCGGTGCAACGGGTGGCGCGGCGGGTGCTGCGCAACCGGCATCGGACACGAATGCACCGCCGACCGTTCCGGGCGGCCAGATCGTGCCCCCTGCGCACTTCGGCTACCCGTCGCTGAAACTGCGTTAA